From Methylovorus glucosotrophus:
ATTCATAGGGTTGGCATTTATTTTGCTCATTGATCCTAAGTGGGCATATCAGACATTGCAGCCAGTAAAGTGAAAAAAGCTTCCTAAGGAAGCTTTTTTTATTATTCCAACAACAACATTTTTAGCGGAATCAGAATTTCTAATCAGTCAATTTCACAATGATCGCGAAATTGCTGTAATGCACGTACTTGCAGGTGTAGCGAGCATGTATTCAAGCGCAACCGCATGTTTATGCCGCTACATATTTCTCAAGTCTAAATTATCCCAAACTGCTCAGCAATAAACTCATCCAGCGCGCAGCGGGCCTCCCACTCCTTGTTGCGGTAATCCATCATGATTTCACGGAGTGCCCGGCTTGGGCCGGGGCCGCCCCTCTCTAATGCCATCCGCACCTCTGCATCGAGTTCATCTTGATGCGTACGGCAATTTGCCGTATGATTATATCAGGAGGATACAAACAATGCCCGCATCTGTCTCTACCGCCCGCCTCGAAGCCAGGATCAGCACCGATCTGCATTCGATGCTCAAGCGTGCCGCCGAACTTCAGGGGCGAACCATGACGGATTTTGTCGTGGCCGCTGTCCAGGATGCGGCGCAGCACGCTATAGAGCAAGCAGAAGTCATGCGCCTGTCACTGGCAGATCAGGAATGCTTTGCGCAAGCCCTGTTGTCGCCGCCGAAACCGACGCCGGCCTTGGAGCGTGCTTTCGCTCGACGTAGTAAGCTCTTGCGTACTGAATGAGTGGTGCGCCATTCCTTCTTGCGCCGCTTGATGCGGCGCATGATCGCACCACGTTCCGCAGCGATTCGGAGCCCCTAAACCGCTATCTAAGAGAGCAAGTCACCCAAGACATTCGACGCCGGGTGGCCGCTTGTTTCGTGGCCTTGGCAGACGGGCAGCGTATCGCAGGCTACTACACCTTGGCATCGGCAAGTCTGCTGCTGGCCGATCTGCCCAGCATCACCGGCAAGAAGTTGCCGCGCTATCCGACCGTTCCTGCCGTTCGTATGGGCCGCTTGGCTGTCGATCAGGCATTCAAAGGCCAAGGTCTTGGCGGAGCTCTGCTGGCCGATGCGCTCGACCGTGCCGCCCGTTCTGAGATTGCCGCCTTCGCGCTGATGGTGGACGCCAAGGATGAAGCTGCTGCAGATTTCTATCGGCATCATGGCTTTATCGCTTTGCCAGAATCGCCGCTAAACCTATTCCTGCCGCTGGCAACCATCCGGCCTGCTTGATAAAGGACTGAGCGTACTACGGGTTATTTTGAATAACCCTAGATCACTCCACAGCATCTAGGCTTAGGGCATATAATGTACGTTCGTACAGTAAATGCCAGCCTATATGATGACCAAGTTACTAGACAGAGTGCCGGTGCTCACCGCCGCCACGATTCCACTTTACGACAACCCCGTCGCCGCGGGATTCCCCAGCCCAGCTGCGGACCACGTTGAGGACCGGCTTAGCGCCGACGATTACCTGGTGGTCAACCCGACGGCGACCTACTTTGTCCGGGTGAAAGGTGATTCCATGATAGATGCCGGGATATTCGACGGCGATGTGCTTGTGGTCGACCGCTCCATCACGCCCAGCCTTGGCCATGTGGTGCTTGCCGAGGTGGACGGCGAGTTCACGGTGAAGTATTTGGGGCGCGGCAAGCTGCTGCCAGCGAACAGCAGCTATCAATCCATCTTTTTCAAAGAGGGGCAGACAGTAGAAATTATTGGGGTAGTAACTGGGTCGATGAGACGATTTGTCTAGTCTATCAGTATTAAAAGCGTACCCATAATGACCACCCAAAACAGAATTGCTATTTCAGCGGCATGGAGTACATACCACTTCTTTTCTCCGATTGGCTTTGTGGGCTCATCGAAGTTTTCAGACTTTTTCACTTTAAGACTCCCCTTGGATATGGGCAGACTTCTCCATAGAACTTTTTTTTGAGAAATCATAGATAGAGATGCTCAATCGCGCAATAGCCTTGATCGATGTCAACAACTTCTACGCCAGCTGTGAACGCGTGTTCAACCCAGCCCTGAAAGGCCGCGTAGTGGTGGTTCTATCGAATAACGACGGCTGCGTGGTAGCCAGGAGTGCCGAGGCAAAGGCACTGGGCATCAAAATGGGCGTGCCGTGGTTCCAGCTGAAGGAGGAAGCCAGGCGCCACAAGATCGTGGCGCTATCGAGCAACTACGCCCTCTACGCCGACATGAGCAACCGCGTCATGCAGATCATCAGCCAATATGCTCCCACGCAGGAGGTCTACAGCATCGATGAATCCTTCCTGGACCTCACTGGCATCCCGGGCAAACACACAGGTATCGCGCAAGACATGCGCGAGCGGATCCGGCAATGGACGGGGCTCCCAGTATGTGTCGGGATCGGCCCCAGCAAAACACTCGCCAAGCTGGCCAACCACACGGCCAAGAAGAAGCTCCTGGATGAAACCGGAGTATGTGACTTCAATGTGCTGCCCATAGATATCCTGGAGGCCACCATGGCCAGGATTGAGGTCGGTGACATTTGGGGAGTTGGCCGGAAGCTGTCGGCCAGGCTGGTTGACCTGGGCATCAAGACCGCCCTGGATCTGCGTCAGCAGGATCCGGAGTACATGCGGCAACAGTTCAGTGTCGTCATGGAAAAGACCGTACGGGAGCTCCAGGGGCATGCCTGTATGGAGCTTGAGGACCTGGTGCCGGACAAACAGCAGATCATCTCCAGCCGGTCCTTTGGCTACCCGGTCACTGACCACCAGAGTATCGCTGAAGCGGTGAGCCTGTATGTCAGCCGGGCGGCCGAGAAACTCCGCGCCCAGCAAGGTTATGCGGGCACGCTGCATGCGTTCATCCACACATCGCCGTTCGGTGATGGTCCCAAATATTCCAACAGCATGACGGTCCCGCTTCCATCGCCCACCGACGATACGATGCAGCTGATCAGCGTGGCGCTTTGGATCCTGAAGCATATATATAAGCCAGGCTTTCGTTATCAGAAGGCCGGCGTTATGCTGGGCGAAATCGTGCCTGCAGGCGGGCAGCAGAATGACCTATTCGGCTTCACCGTGGAAGCTGGGAAATCGGCCAGATTAATGGCCGCCCTGGATGCGGTAAACCGTAAGATGGGGAAGGGGGCACTGAGGTCGGCGGCTCAGGGATACCAGGCGCCATGGGCGATGAAGCAGGGGAATAAGAGTCCGGGGTATACGACCGACTGGGATAGCCTAATTCATACTTAGCTCATCGACATAAACGATCTTTCCACCACTTGGAGGGAAGTGGAAGTTAGGCTCTATTTGCATATTGTTTACAAAGATTCTTTATAAACTCCTATACACTTCAAAGATGAGATGTAGGTCAAGGTCTTCCGATATTGATCTTCGCCGCCTAAATAGCTACAGAACTAGAGAAGCCTATGAATGGGATTTATTCTCCAGCACTCGTAATTTTATCTTTTTTCATCGCAATATTAGCAAGTTACTCTGCTCTTGAGCTGTCTGCCAGAGTCAACACAACTGACTCCTCAAAAAAAATCCTCTGGATCATGGCCGGCGCCATTGCGGCTGGAACTGGCGTGTGGGCCATGCATTTCGTAGGAATGTTGGCATTCAAATTGCCCATCCCAATAGGATTTGATCCTTTCAAAACATTCGTCTCTTGGATGGCTCCGGTCATTTTCTCAGGCTGTGCATTGAGTCTTGTGCATAAAGCCACGCTCAGTACCAAAGATCTCTTTCTGGCTTCCCTAGCCATGGGATTCGCCATCGTTGTAATGCATTACCTGGGAATGTCGGCAATGGAGATGGCTCCGGGAATTGTGTATTCGTGGCCTTTAGTATTGTTGTCTATAGCAATCGCCGTCAGCTTGAGCGGGCTAGCAATATTCGTCATGCGAATGTTGGCTTCTCAAGACCGCGAATTTTTCAAAATAAAATTGCTTATAGCCATCATTTTGGGCGGAGCAATATGCGCCATGCACTACACAGGCATGTGGGCAGCGCATTTTCCATTTGGTACGATTTGCCGAGCGGCGAACAAAATCAATCACCGTTTCTTACCTGCCTTAGTGGGTCTACCCACTATTCTTCTCTTGTTAGTGTCTATTCTGATCGCTTATTACGATCGACGCAGGATCGAGCATATGAGGCTCGCAGAAACGGATGCGCTGACAGGGCTTAAGAATCGGCTTTATCTTCAAAAATACTTGGCCAAAAAGCAAGCAACTAATAGTGGGTTGTCTACAAATTATTATCTCGTGTTTTTAGATTTGGATGGTTTCAAACTCATTAACGACAGTTGGGGGCATGACGTTGGAGATGAAGTGCTGAAAGTGGCAGCTGAGCGACTAGTCAAGAGTGTTCGAGACAATGATCAGGTGATTCGCATGGGTGGGGATGAGTTTGTCATCATACTTGAAGACATTGATCTAGACTCGCTTCACCATGTATTGGACCGAATTCTGGAGGTCATGCAAAACTCGATGCAGCTTAGTAACGCGCTGGTTCATCTGACAGGCTCACTCGGCGTGGTAGGAAGTGAACATGCATCAGATCATAAAATGTTGCTCGTTAAAGCTGATACGGCCATGTATGAGTCGAAACGATTGGGGAAAAACCGCTGGGTAATGTACACCAGTGAGCTTGAGGATATCACCAAACGTTCCAACCAAATTTTTTCCGAGCTAAGTAAAGCAATAGATAACAACGAATTACGCCTATATTACCAAACCAAGCATGAGGCACATACGCATCGCACAGTCGGTGTTGAGGCACTTATAAGATGGCACGATTCAAATGGACGAGTATGGCTACCAAATGAATTTCTTCCTTATGCGGAAAAAGCAGGCCTGATTGCAGCCATCGGTCAATGGGTGATTGAAAATGCATTCGCCCAGTTAGAGAAATGGCAGAAACTTGGCATACCCATTTCCATCTCTATTAATCTCACATCTTTGCAAGTGCGAGATCCACGCTTTCTCGACAGAACTCATCAATTGCTTGAAAAGTACCCTATAGACGCTCAGTTAATAACATTTGAGATAAATGAAGCATTGGCCATGGAATATCAACCGAAGGAGTTCGATGTTTTCAAGGCGATTAGAGATAAAGGAATTAATATTGCTATAGATGACTTCGGAGCAGGGGACTCAAGCTTATCCAGCTTAAGGAAATTTCCTGCCAATGAACTCAAGATAGATGGCGTACTGATCCGGGATATTCAATCCTCTTCTAATTCCTTTCAGTTGGTCCAAGCATTAGTCATGTTGGGGCATGCTCTAGGGTTGAAAGTTGTCGCCGAAGGTATTGAAGATGCACAGTTGATTAATTTGCTAGAACAAGCTGGGTGCGATGTCTTACAAGGCTTCTCATTATCGAAACCTCTCCCGGCTGATCAAATGACATCTTATCTTGCGTTAAATGAAATGCTGCTATCCAAGAATTAATTTCGGTAAATTTCAATTGAACACACCATTAATTGTTAAATTGGATCGAATATGAAAATGATTAATTCTCAAGATGGTGCTTAATAGTTGATGCTATGCGGGTATGTATTTTTTTACTGCAAATTTACCACAATGAACTATGCAAAATGATGCATTCCTGAACACGAGGAAGCAATTGGAAAAGTGACAACATATTGAAATTATAGGAAAATCTGGCGCGCCCGACAGGAGTCGAACCTGTGACCTTTGGCTTCGGAAACCAACACTCTATCCAACTGAGCTACGGGCGCGTATAGAAATACTGCGAACAAGATTATAGCAAATGCACGCTAGCTTGTCCTTTTACCTGTAGGCGCTTCAACGTATAATCACTACTTTTCGTATGGGTATAAGGGTTTATCGTCATGGGTGAGCATCATCACGAATTTCCAAAAACAACAGTGACGCAGGTGGTGCTGGCTACCTTGGGGGGATTGTTTGCACCCGCGCTGGTGATTTTTCTGATTGTTAAGATGTTGTTTGGTATACAGGCTTCGCATCTGGTGGATGCAGACCCTGCTATTCAGCAAGCCGTGGTTGAAGAGCGTATCAAGCCGGTTGC
This genomic window contains:
- a CDS encoding DUF1778 domain-containing protein, with the translated sequence MPASVSTARLEARISTDLHSMLKRAAELQGRTMTDFVVAAVQDAAQHAIEQAEVMRLSLADQECFAQALLSPPKPTPALERAFARRSKLLRTE
- a CDS encoding GNAT family N-acetyltransferase; protein product: MSGAPFLLAPLDAAHDRTTFRSDSEPLNRYLREQVTQDIRRRVAACFVALADGQRIAGYYTLASASLLLADLPSITGKKLPRYPTVPAVRMGRLAVDQAFKGQGLGGALLADALDRAARSEIAAFALMVDAKDEAAADFYRHHGFIALPESPLNLFLPLATIRPA
- a CDS encoding LexA family protein, whose product is MMTKLLDRVPVLTAATIPLYDNPVAAGFPSPAADHVEDRLSADDYLVVNPTATYFVRVKGDSMIDAGIFDGDVLVVDRSITPSLGHVVLAEVDGEFTVKYLGRGKLLPANSSYQSIFFKEGQTVEIIGVVTGSMRRFV
- a CDS encoding Y-family DNA polymerase; this translates as MLNRAIALIDVNNFYASCERVFNPALKGRVVVVLSNNDGCVVARSAEAKALGIKMGVPWFQLKEEARRHKIVALSSNYALYADMSNRVMQIISQYAPTQEVYSIDESFLDLTGIPGKHTGIAQDMRERIRQWTGLPVCVGIGPSKTLAKLANHTAKKKLLDETGVCDFNVLPIDILEATMARIEVGDIWGVGRKLSARLVDLGIKTALDLRQQDPEYMRQQFSVVMEKTVRELQGHACMELEDLVPDKQQIISSRSFGYPVTDHQSIAEAVSLYVSRAAEKLRAQQGYAGTLHAFIHTSPFGDGPKYSNSMTVPLPSPTDDTMQLISVALWILKHIYKPGFRYQKAGVMLGEIVPAGGQQNDLFGFTVEAGKSARLMAALDAVNRKMGKGALRSAAQGYQAPWAMKQGNKSPGYTTDWDSLIHT
- a CDS encoding putative bifunctional diguanylate cyclase/phosphodiesterase, with protein sequence MNGIYSPALVILSFFIAILASYSALELSARVNTTDSSKKILWIMAGAIAAGTGVWAMHFVGMLAFKLPIPIGFDPFKTFVSWMAPVIFSGCALSLVHKATLSTKDLFLASLAMGFAIVVMHYLGMSAMEMAPGIVYSWPLVLLSIAIAVSLSGLAIFVMRMLASQDREFFKIKLLIAIILGGAICAMHYTGMWAAHFPFGTICRAANKINHRFLPALVGLPTILLLLVSILIAYYDRRRIEHMRLAETDALTGLKNRLYLQKYLAKKQATNSGLSTNYYLVFLDLDGFKLINDSWGHDVGDEVLKVAAERLVKSVRDNDQVIRMGGDEFVIILEDIDLDSLHHVLDRILEVMQNSMQLSNALVHLTGSLGVVGSEHASDHKMLLVKADTAMYESKRLGKNRWVMYTSELEDITKRSNQIFSELSKAIDNNELRLYYQTKHEAHTHRTVGVEALIRWHDSNGRVWLPNEFLPYAEKAGLIAAIGQWVIENAFAQLEKWQKLGIPISISINLTSLQVRDPRFLDRTHQLLEKYPIDAQLITFEINEALAMEYQPKEFDVFKAIRDKGINIAIDDFGAGDSSLSSLRKFPANELKIDGVLIRDIQSSSNSFQLVQALVMLGHALGLKVVAEGIEDAQLINLLEQAGCDVLQGFSLSKPLPADQMTSYLALNEMLLSKN